In Gammaproteobacteria bacterium, one DNA window encodes the following:
- a CDS encoding ComEA family DNA-binding protein, with the protein MRYTGRIPVLQARHLILALLLMVAIPALVSGAELVNINTADAETLAAGIKWVGPVKAEAIIEYREQHGPFQFVDELTLVEGIGEKTVDANRDILTVGDNPSGD; encoded by the coding sequence ATGCGCTATACAGGGAGAATACCGGTGTTACAGGCACGCCATCTGATCCTCGCTCTCCTTCTGATGGTGGCTATCCCCGCGCTCGTCTCGGGTGCGGAGTTGGTGAATATCAACACCGCCGATGCTGAGACGCTGGCTGCCGGCATCAAATGGGTCGGCCCGGTCAAGGCCGAGGCCATCATCGAGTACCGGGAGCAACACGGTCCGTTCCAGTTTGTCGATGAATTAACGCTCGTTGAAGGCATCGGTGAGAAGACGGTCGACGCCAATCGGGATATCCTCACCGTCGGGGACAACCCCAGCGGCGACTGA